In Patagioenas fasciata isolate bPatFas1 chromosome 20, bPatFas1.hap1, whole genome shotgun sequence, a genomic segment contains:
- the ADAMTSL2 gene encoding ADAMTS-like protein 2 isoform X6: MEHPANTLISEGFACLENPIGCDGILFSTHTLDKCGVCQGDGSSCTHVTGSYRKGNSHLGYSLVTHIPAGARDIQIVERKKSADVLAVADEAGYYFFNGNYKVDSPKNFNIAGTVFKYRRPMDVYETGIEYIVAQGPTNQGLNIMVWNQNGKSPSITFEYTLLRKPHSKNLQPIYYTFSESDSEESREFDGEVPLGFIQHNATYFGKISRERIDLENQVFGRQDTEEDLNLSKGQETNEVYERAETIDCEPKLKGKQPQDSNVTRSTYQTDHDDRDLDPRFTSREFLSENAITDKLLDKTLDSKELVLNMTVNSIFAQGDPVNSVGPHIDSLYVDYEDTDGVVTYTINSTYMELSNSKAVNTSAETLFSNATVTMTSPPGNRTHKARNRLKLLRKGQGVSAADMYRWKLSSHEPCSSTCTTGVMSTYAMCVRYDGIEVDDTYCDAMTRPEPVHEFCAGRECQPRWETSSWSECSRTCGEGYQFRIVRCWKMISPGFDSSVYSDLCESADITRPDERKVCKNPACGPQWEMSEWSECSARCGERSVVTRDIRCSEDEKLCDASARPLAEKNCTGPPCDRQWTVSDWGPCSGGCGQGRMIRHVYCKTSDGRVVPESQCNLETKPLAIHPCGDKNCPSHWLAQDWERCNTTCGRGVKKRIVLCLEIVNGKIKTRNPADCDVAKKPVEETTCFERPCFKWYTTPWSECTKTCGIGVRMRDVKCYQGKDIVRGCDPLVKPVGKQTCDLQPCPTEPPDDSCQDQAGTNCALAIKVNLCSHWYYSKACCRSCRTPHS; this comes from the exons TTCTCTGGTAACGCACATTCCTGCTGGAGCAAGGGATATTCAGATAGTAGAACGGAAAAAATCTGCAGATGTTCTGG CTGTGGCTGATGAAGCTGGCTACTATTTCTTCAACGGGAACTACAAAGTTGACAGCCCAAAGAACTTCAACATTGCAGGCACGGTGTTCAAGTACCGCAGGCCCATGGATGTTTATGAGACCGGCATAGAGTATATTGTTGCACAAGGACCAACAAATCAAGGGTTGAATATAATG GTCTGGAATCAAAATGGCAAGAGTCCATCTATCACGTTTGAATACACCCTCCTGAGGAAGCCACACTCAAAAAATCTGCAGCCCATCTACTACACCTTCTCTGAGTCAGATAGCGAGGAAAGCAGAGAGTTTGATGGAGAAGTGCCATTGGGTTTTATCCAGCACAATGCAACCTATTTTGGGAAAATCTCCAGGGAAAGGATAGACTTGGAGAACCAGGTGTTTGGAAGGCAGGACACGGAGGAAGATTTAAACTTGAGCAAAGGTCAGGAAACCAATGAGGTCTATGAAAGAGCAGAAACAATTGACTGTGAGCCAAAACTGAAGGGCAAACAACCCCAAG ATTCAAACGTAACCAGGTCTACTTACCAGACAGACCATGACGACAGAGACTTGGACCCCAGGTTCACCTCCAGGGAATTCCTTTCGGAGAATGCCATCACGGACAAGCTGCTGGACAAGACCttggattccaaggagctggtgcTCAACATGACCGTGAACAGCATCTTTGCCCAGGGAGACCCAGTCAACTCTGTGGGACCACACATTGACAGCCTCTATGTTGACTACGAGGACACGGATGGTGTAGTGACCTACACCATTAATAGCACCTACATGGAGCTGAGCAACAGCAAAGCCGTCAACACATCTGCAGAGACACTGTTTTCAAATGCCACTGTCACCATGACCAGCCCTCCAGGAAACAGAACCCACAAAGCAAG AAACAGATTGAAGTTGTTAAGAAAGGGCCAAGGTGTGAGTGCTGCTGACATGTACAGGTGGAAGCTTTCCTCCCATGAACCCTGCAGCTCTACATGTACCACAG GAGTGATGTCCACGTATGCGATGTGTGTTCGCTATGATGGGATCGAAGTGGATGATACGTACTGTGATGCCATGACCCGCCCCGAGCCCGTCCATGAGTTCTGTGCTGGGAGAGAGTGCCAGCCAAG GTGGGAGACGAGCAGCTGGAGCGAGTGTTCCCGCACCTGCGGGGAGGGCTACCAGTTCCGCATCGTCCGCTGCTGGAAGATGATCTCTCCGGGATTCGACAGCTCCGTCTACAGCGATCTCTGCGAGTCCGCGGACATCACCCGGCCGGATGAGCGCAAGGTCTGCAAGAACCCAGCCTGCGGGCCCCAGTGGGAGATGTCGGAGTGGTCCGAG TGCTCAGCGCGGTGCGGGGAGCGGAGCGTGGTGACACGGGACATTCGCTGCTCGGAGGACGAGAAGTTGTGCGATGCCAGCGCCCGGCCCCTGGCCGAGAAGAACTGCACGGGGCCGCCCTGCGACCGGCAGTGGACCGTCTCGGACTGGGGACCG TGCAGCGGCGGCTGCGGGCAGGGCAGGATGATCCGGCATGTGTACTGCAAAACCAGCGACGGACGGGTGGTGCCAGAGTCACAGTGCAACCTGGAGACCAAACCGCTGGCCATCCATCCCTGCGGGGACAAGAACTGCCCCTCGCACTGGCTGGCGCAGGACTGGGAGCGG TGCAACACAACGTGCGGCCGGGGTGTGAAGAAGAGGATTGTGCTCTGCCTGGAGATTGTCAATGGCAAGATCAAGACCCGCAACCCCGCCGACTGCGACGTGGCCAAGAAGCCCGTGGAGGAGACGACGTGCTTCGAGCGGCCGTGCTTCAAGTGGTACACGACCCCCTGGTCGGAG TGCACGAAAACCTGCGGCATCGGCGTGAGGATGCGGGACGTGAAGTGCTACCAAGGGAAGGACATCGTCCGGGGCTGTGACCCGCTGGTGAAACCGGTTGGCAAACAGACCTGTGACCTACAACCCTGCCCCACGGAGCCCCCAG ACGACAGCTGCCAGGACCAGGCAGGAACCAACTGCGCTTTGGCCATCAAAGTGAACCTGTGCAGCCACTGGTACTACAGCAAAGCCTGCTGCCGCTCCTGCCGCACGCCCCACTCCTAG
- the ADAMTSL2 gene encoding ADAMTS-like protein 2 isoform X7: MCITAKHINGNLYILPIGCDGILFSTHTLDKCGVCQGDGSSCTHVTGSYRKGNSHLGYSLVTHIPAGARDIQIVERKKSADVLAVADEAGYYFFNGNYKVDSPKNFNIAGTVFKYRRPMDVYETGIEYIVAQGPTNQGLNIMVWNQNGKSPSITFEYTLLRKPHSKNLQPIYYTFSESDSEESREFDGEVPLGFIQHNATYFGKISRERIDLENQVFGRQDTEEDLNLSKGQETNEVYERAETIDCEPKLKGKQPQDSNVTRSTYQTDHDDRDLDPRFTSREFLSENAITDKLLDKTLDSKELVLNMTVNSIFAQGDPVNSVGPHIDSLYVDYEDTDGVVTYTINSTYMELSNSKAVNTSAETLFSNATVTMTSPPGNRTHKARNRLKLLRKGQGVSAADMYRWKLSSHEPCSSTCTTGVMSTYAMCVRYDGIEVDDTYCDAMTRPEPVHEFCAGRECQPRWETSSWSECSRTCGEGYQFRIVRCWKMISPGFDSSVYSDLCESADITRPDERKVCKNPACGPQWEMSEWSECSARCGERSVVTRDIRCSEDEKLCDASARPLAEKNCTGPPCDRQWTVSDWGPCSGGCGQGRMIRHVYCKTSDGRVVPESQCNLETKPLAIHPCGDKNCPSHWLAQDWERCNTTCGRGVKKRIVLCLEIVNGKIKTRNPADCDVAKKPVEETTCFERPCFKWYTTPWSECTKTCGIGVRMRDVKCYQGKDIVRGCDPLVKPVGKQTCDLQPCPTEPPDDSCQDQAGTNCALAIKVNLCSHWYYSKACCRSCRTPHS; encoded by the exons TTCTCTGGTAACGCACATTCCTGCTGGAGCAAGGGATATTCAGATAGTAGAACGGAAAAAATCTGCAGATGTTCTGG CTGTGGCTGATGAAGCTGGCTACTATTTCTTCAACGGGAACTACAAAGTTGACAGCCCAAAGAACTTCAACATTGCAGGCACGGTGTTCAAGTACCGCAGGCCCATGGATGTTTATGAGACCGGCATAGAGTATATTGTTGCACAAGGACCAACAAATCAAGGGTTGAATATAATG GTCTGGAATCAAAATGGCAAGAGTCCATCTATCACGTTTGAATACACCCTCCTGAGGAAGCCACACTCAAAAAATCTGCAGCCCATCTACTACACCTTCTCTGAGTCAGATAGCGAGGAAAGCAGAGAGTTTGATGGAGAAGTGCCATTGGGTTTTATCCAGCACAATGCAACCTATTTTGGGAAAATCTCCAGGGAAAGGATAGACTTGGAGAACCAGGTGTTTGGAAGGCAGGACACGGAGGAAGATTTAAACTTGAGCAAAGGTCAGGAAACCAATGAGGTCTATGAAAGAGCAGAAACAATTGACTGTGAGCCAAAACTGAAGGGCAAACAACCCCAAG ATTCAAACGTAACCAGGTCTACTTACCAGACAGACCATGACGACAGAGACTTGGACCCCAGGTTCACCTCCAGGGAATTCCTTTCGGAGAATGCCATCACGGACAAGCTGCTGGACAAGACCttggattccaaggagctggtgcTCAACATGACCGTGAACAGCATCTTTGCCCAGGGAGACCCAGTCAACTCTGTGGGACCACACATTGACAGCCTCTATGTTGACTACGAGGACACGGATGGTGTAGTGACCTACACCATTAATAGCACCTACATGGAGCTGAGCAACAGCAAAGCCGTCAACACATCTGCAGAGACACTGTTTTCAAATGCCACTGTCACCATGACCAGCCCTCCAGGAAACAGAACCCACAAAGCAAG AAACAGATTGAAGTTGTTAAGAAAGGGCCAAGGTGTGAGTGCTGCTGACATGTACAGGTGGAAGCTTTCCTCCCATGAACCCTGCAGCTCTACATGTACCACAG GAGTGATGTCCACGTATGCGATGTGTGTTCGCTATGATGGGATCGAAGTGGATGATACGTACTGTGATGCCATGACCCGCCCCGAGCCCGTCCATGAGTTCTGTGCTGGGAGAGAGTGCCAGCCAAG GTGGGAGACGAGCAGCTGGAGCGAGTGTTCCCGCACCTGCGGGGAGGGCTACCAGTTCCGCATCGTCCGCTGCTGGAAGATGATCTCTCCGGGATTCGACAGCTCCGTCTACAGCGATCTCTGCGAGTCCGCGGACATCACCCGGCCGGATGAGCGCAAGGTCTGCAAGAACCCAGCCTGCGGGCCCCAGTGGGAGATGTCGGAGTGGTCCGAG TGCTCAGCGCGGTGCGGGGAGCGGAGCGTGGTGACACGGGACATTCGCTGCTCGGAGGACGAGAAGTTGTGCGATGCCAGCGCCCGGCCCCTGGCCGAGAAGAACTGCACGGGGCCGCCCTGCGACCGGCAGTGGACCGTCTCGGACTGGGGACCG TGCAGCGGCGGCTGCGGGCAGGGCAGGATGATCCGGCATGTGTACTGCAAAACCAGCGACGGACGGGTGGTGCCAGAGTCACAGTGCAACCTGGAGACCAAACCGCTGGCCATCCATCCCTGCGGGGACAAGAACTGCCCCTCGCACTGGCTGGCGCAGGACTGGGAGCGG TGCAACACAACGTGCGGCCGGGGTGTGAAGAAGAGGATTGTGCTCTGCCTGGAGATTGTCAATGGCAAGATCAAGACCCGCAACCCCGCCGACTGCGACGTGGCCAAGAAGCCCGTGGAGGAGACGACGTGCTTCGAGCGGCCGTGCTTCAAGTGGTACACGACCCCCTGGTCGGAG TGCACGAAAACCTGCGGCATCGGCGTGAGGATGCGGGACGTGAAGTGCTACCAAGGGAAGGACATCGTCCGGGGCTGTGACCCGCTGGTGAAACCGGTTGGCAAACAGACCTGTGACCTACAACCCTGCCCCACGGAGCCCCCAG ACGACAGCTGCCAGGACCAGGCAGGAACCAACTGCGCTTTGGCCATCAAAGTGAACCTGTGCAGCCACTGGTACTACAGCAAAGCCTGCTGCCGCTCCTGCCGCACGCCCCACTCCTAG
- the FAM163B gene encoding protein FAM163B translates to MTAGTVVITGGILATVILLCIIAVLCYCRLQYYCCKKDESEEDEEEPDFAVHSHIPPLHCNRNVVLTNGPSLYASSSPFGKKPAPNRPSCPSCAPFEPPTFFLQEPPEELHNGGDRVSYKTVSQEDLDLPVSVANLQALNPNRLSAMREAFSRSRSISTDV, encoded by the exons ATGACAGCCGGGACCGTGGTCATCACAGGTGGAATATTAGCAACTGTCATTTTGCTTTGTATCATCGCTGTCCTCTGCTACTGTAGACTCCAG TACTACTGCTGCAAGAAGGATGAATccgaggaagatgaggaggagcCCGACTTCGCCGTGCACTCCCACATCCCGCCGCTCCACTGCAACCGCAACGTAGTGCTGACCAACGGGCCGTCGCTCTACGCGTCCTCGTCACCCTTCGGCAAGAAGCCGGCACCAAACCGACCCAGCTGCCCCAGCTGTGCACCCTTCGAGCCCCCCACCTTCTTCCTGCAGGAGCCCCCCGAGGAGCTGCACAACGGGGGGGACCGGGTGAGCTACAAGACGGTGAGCCAGGAGGATCTGGATCTGCCGGTGAGCGTGGCCAACCTGCAAGCCCTCAACCCCAACCGCCTCTCGGCCATGCGGGAAGCCTTCTCCCGCAGCCGCAGCATCAGCACCGATGTGTGA